A section of the bacterium genome encodes:
- a CDS encoding GNAT family N-acetyltransferase, whose translation MPGIQPLPTASTLVSVRRCTPDDAPLLARLGRETFMESFGYLYDAADAADYVEKTYSLPQTRQELEDAQNHFWLLEREGMDIGYAKLGLCKLPLPEGIRLCAPPESYELHRLYIRKQCQGGGHGPLLLQQAMAAAALLGARELYVGVWSQNHRALAVYERHGFKVVADYWFEVGHQRDDERIMKYMGNIALLV comes from the coding sequence ATGCCGGGCATACAGCCATTACCAACCGCTTCCACCTTGGTTTCCGTTCGCCGCTGCACGCCCGACGATGCGCCCCTGCTGGCGCGCCTGGGACGGGAAACCTTCATGGAAAGCTTTGGTTATCTTTACGATGCGGCCGATGCCGCCGATTATGTGGAGAAAACCTACAGTCTACCCCAGACCAGACAGGAGCTTGAGGACGCGCAAAACCATTTCTGGCTGCTGGAGCGGGAAGGCATGGATATCGGCTATGCCAAGCTGGGGCTTTGCAAGCTTCCCCTGCCGGAAGGCATCCGCCTCTGTGCCCCGCCTGAGTCGTATGAGCTTCACCGCCTATATATAAGGAAGCAGTGCCAGGGGGGCGGTCACGGGCCGCTGTTGCTGCAACAGGCCATGGCCGCGGCCGCCCTTCTCGGCGCGCGAGAGCTTTATGTGGGGGTCTGGTCGCAAAACCATCGCGCCTTGGCCGTCTATGAGCGGCACGGCTTTAAGGTAGTGGCGGATTACTGGTTTGAGGTCGGCCACCAGCGGGACGACGAGCGCATCATGAAATACATGGGAAATATCGCCTTGCTGGTGTAA
- a CDS encoding porin has protein sequence MQQPHQKTPAISKKPSKGFAAPLMGSYGYVKLQNCSWRLRGLTAYFVIVSGFIKPKDRPMNKLLLGTSALVGAIAFAGAAMADAPKVTLGGFVNFQAGYVSEDSPYDSNKEDVKFRNDTEIHVRVDGKSDNGLGYGAVVELEADQSPDRAAGAPGVANTASKDTNADKTFIYLEGGWGRFELGGNVGVTKTMKVDASTFARATGGIDGDWWMFSGGPVGGGYIISPDLVVDHGALTSTTQYLVRDKTSEDANKITYYSPRFSGFQIGASYTPDTGDIGQYATSLSNASNTVQNVISGGINYNNQFGDIGLTAAVTGEWGDTDTAATEDLRAWNVGGALTWHGFTFGGSYGSWGDSLQAAGTNNDDSDYWTVGLAYDFGPFGASATYLNSQVEQAGGGDNEFDNIALGLDYMLAPGLVPYVEVNFFEFDDATPGADNDGTSVLVGTQLTF, from the coding sequence ATGCAACAGCCACATCAAAAAACCCCGGCCATATCCAAAAAGCCCTCGAAAGGGTTTGCCGCCCCCCTGATGGGTAGTTATGGATACGTCAAATTGCAAAACTGCAGTTGGCGCCTTCGTGGCCTTACCGCTTATTTTGTGATTGTTTCTGGGTTCATTAAACCAAAGGATCGACCAATGAATAAACTGCTTCTTGGCACTTCCGCTCTGGTTGGCGCAATTGCGTTCGCCGGTGCTGCAATGGCCGATGCGCCAAAAGTGACGCTGGGCGGCTTCGTTAATTTCCAAGCTGGCTACGTCTCTGAAGACTCCCCTTACGATTCCAACAAGGAAGACGTGAAATTCCGCAACGACACCGAAATTCACGTTCGCGTGGATGGCAAGTCCGACAACGGCCTTGGCTACGGTGCTGTAGTAGAACTGGAAGCCGATCAGTCTCCTGATCGCGCTGCTGGTGCTCCTGGCGTTGCCAACACGGCTTCCAAAGACACCAACGCTGACAAGACCTTCATCTACCTCGAAGGCGGCTGGGGCCGTTTCGAGCTGGGCGGTAACGTCGGCGTGACCAAGACCATGAAAGTAGATGCTTCTACCTTCGCCCGCGCTACCGGTGGTATCGATGGTGACTGGTGGATGTTCTCCGGTGGTCCTGTTGGTGGTGGTTACATCATCTCCCCGGATCTGGTTGTTGACCATGGTGCCCTGACGTCCACGACGCAGTACCTGGTTCGCGACAAGACCAGCGAAGATGCTAACAAAATCACCTACTACTCCCCGCGCTTCTCCGGTTTCCAAATCGGTGCTAGCTACACCCCGGACACGGGCGATATCGGTCAGTACGCTACCTCTCTGAGCAATGCGTCCAACACCGTTCAAAACGTGATCAGCGGTGGTATCAACTACAACAACCAATTCGGCGATATCGGCCTGACGGCTGCTGTAACCGGCGAATGGGGTGACACCGACACCGCTGCTACGGAAGACCTCCGTGCGTGGAACGTAGGTGGCGCGCTGACCTGGCACGGCTTCACCTTTGGTGGTTCGTATGGTAGCTGGGGCGACAGCCTCCAGGCTGCTGGTACGAACAACGACGACTCCGATTACTGGACCGTCGGTCTGGCTTACGACTTCGGTCCGTTCGGTGCGTCCGCTACGTACCTGAACAGCCAAGTTGAGCAAGCTGGTGGTGGCGACAACGAGTTCGATAACATCGCTCTCGGCCTCGACTACATGCTGGCTCCTGGCCTCGTTCCGTACGTCGAAGTGAACTTCTTCGAGTTCGACGATGCGACCCCGGGTGCTGACAACGACGGTACGTCCGTACTCGTTGGTACTCAGCTGACCTTCTAA